The Rhodocytophaga rosea genome has a segment encoding these proteins:
- a CDS encoding ATP-binding protein, which translates to MASRLESGITLLTMIERTFNKLKDSKLSEQNLKKVTASLRSDLTAIANFFGCTQEEALFFSLIFGLRVVCNSVYYNDIIHYLDCNPFFIVGNEHVFKSLQKKRLIIKDDNWGRNSVNLNITKEAYQAVAANKLMPHSSTGTDNLYSLLQKVDELMAERRREVISSLELFEEIQYILQTENKLTIISNIQKLHLPVKESCALLYLCFQFANGEEHTDLNEMLHVMFDSMSEKVSFKKDLLNKEAIIVQKELIGFENDYFLMGRSIKLTDKAIEELFREEAELFERKRTYKTIHARLIAPQPEKMKALFLNGEEEKQVKLLNSLLQEEKLQPVMKQFKDAGITSGIVVLLYGDPGTGKTETVYNLARQTGRHILMVDIAQMKDKYVGESEKRIKQLFSEYRKAMSYFEKIPILLFNESDALINKRIEVSSSVDQMNNSMQNILLQELEDFEGILFATSNMHINLDKAFERRFLYKVEFKLPDQETREKIWHSKVPELSQAELTLLASRYTFSGGQIDNVVRKFLLENIITGQTSSITALERMCVEEFFGRPASKIGF; encoded by the coding sequence ATGGCATCAAGGCTTGAGTCCGGCATCACCCTGCTTACAATGATTGAGCGGACTTTTAATAAGCTCAAGGATTCTAAACTATCCGAACAGAACCTGAAAAAAGTTACCGCCAGCCTCCGTTCTGACCTGACTGCCATTGCAAATTTTTTTGGATGTACCCAGGAAGAAGCCCTCTTTTTTAGCCTTATTTTTGGCCTGCGTGTAGTATGTAATAGTGTATATTATAATGATATTATTCATTACCTGGATTGTAATCCTTTTTTTATCGTTGGCAACGAACATGTATTTAAAAGTCTGCAAAAGAAAAGACTTATCATCAAAGACGATAACTGGGGCAGAAATTCGGTAAACCTCAATATTACCAAAGAAGCCTATCAGGCGGTAGCTGCCAATAAACTTATGCCGCATTCCAGTACTGGTACCGATAATTTGTACAGCCTGTTACAGAAAGTAGATGAACTGATGGCCGAACGCCGCAGGGAAGTAATATCCAGCCTTGAATTATTTGAGGAGATCCAGTATATCCTGCAAACAGAAAACAAGCTAACTATTATCAGCAATATCCAGAAACTGCATTTGCCGGTAAAAGAATCATGTGCGTTGTTATATTTGTGCTTTCAATTTGCCAACGGAGAGGAACATACAGACCTGAATGAAATGCTGCATGTGATGTTTGATAGTATGAGCGAAAAAGTAAGCTTTAAAAAAGACCTGCTCAACAAAGAAGCCATTATTGTACAGAAAGAATTGATTGGCTTTGAAAACGACTATTTTCTGATGGGCCGGTCTATTAAGCTTACTGATAAGGCAATTGAAGAATTGTTCCGGGAAGAAGCAGAATTGTTTGAACGGAAACGGACCTATAAAACGATACATGCCCGCCTGATTGCGCCACAACCAGAGAAAATGAAAGCCTTGTTCTTAAATGGAGAAGAGGAAAAACAGGTAAAATTACTAAATAGTTTGTTGCAGGAAGAAAAGCTTCAGCCTGTGATGAAGCAGTTTAAGGATGCAGGCATTACAAGTGGTATTGTGGTGTTGCTCTATGGCGATCCCGGAACCGGCAAAACAGAAACGGTTTATAACCTGGCCAGGCAAACCGGAAGGCACATTCTGATGGTAGATATTGCCCAGATGAAGGATAAATATGTGGGTGAATCGGAGAAACGCATCAAACAGCTTTTTTCGGAATACCGCAAAGCCATGAGTTACTTCGAAAAAATACCCATTCTGCTGTTCAATGAGTCGGATGCGCTGATCAATAAACGTATAGAAGTAAGCAGCAGCGTAGACCAGATGAACAACAGTATGCAGAATATTCTTTTGCAGGAACTCGAAGATTTTGAGGGAATTTTGTTTGCCACTTCTAATATGCATATTAATCTGGATAAGGCTTTTGAACGGAGATTTCTATATAAAGTGGAGTTTAAACTTCCTGACCAGGAGACCAGAGAAAAAATATGGCATAGTAAGGTGCCTGAACTTTCGCAAGCAGAACTCACTTTATTAGCTTCCAGGTATACTTTTTCAGGAGGACAAATAGACAATGTGGTCCGTAAATTTCTTCTGGAAAATATTATTACCGGGCAAACTTCCAGTATAACGGCGCTCGAACGAATGTGTGTAGAGGAGTTTTTTGGTAGACCTGCCTCAAAAATTGGTTTTTAG